The Odocoileus virginianus isolate 20LAN1187 ecotype Illinois chromosome 2, Ovbor_1.2, whole genome shotgun sequence genomic interval atcatttgaAAGCAGGGTCAAGAGCCTGTAATGTGCCGAGACTTCTAGACTTGCATCTCTTACACAGAGAATTACCCGTAATTCCTCTATCCAGAGATAAATGCTGCCAATCTTTGGTGTAACCATTCAAGACTTTTCTCTCTGCATGCTTgtgaatataaattattattgttatattttttcaaaaatgaatgaaaacatactGTTTTATAACCTTTTATAGCTTGACAGTTATTTTTCATGTCAATAAATCCTCATGATCACTATTCATGACTTATGAGGAAGGTTAAAAAGCCTAAATGTGAACCAAGGTCACTGGGCTGAAGAAGCCACAGAAGTTGGTGAGAATACAGGAAAGAGGGTGGGGACAGACGGGACATCTGGCCCCCCAGCTTGACCACTAGGTTTCTGATTGGTGAATATGAGAGACTCATTAGAGTTACTCAGCTATACTTTGGAGTATACATTCTCTTTTGGTTCCTTGTTCAAATTTTGCTTAACGTTGAAATGTTAAAAATGGCACCTTTGCGGTGATCTCTTTCACAAGTCTGGTCTCTGAAGCATCCTCCTAGTTGCTCTTGCCAGAAACCTAGCTGTCATCTCTGACCCGTTCTTCATCCTCAGATTAGCATGAATTTGTCATTTCTGTTCCTAAAAAACACTAAGAGGGCCAGTTTACATCCATGGCCCCATTCTGGTCCAAGTTACCGCTTTCTCTTGTAGGATCCCCGCTAGCCTAGATGGCTCCTTTGCGAACATAGAACAAGTCACCCCCTTCAACACCAACACAACCTGCTGGACACGCAGTTCAGTGGGCAGTGACACCTTTgagcaaaataagaaaaagatgccTTTTTTTGGTCAGACTCAGCTCTGTGCCAGGGCTCGTGGATTTTAGTTCCCACAAGCCTTCCTTGACAAGGTGATCTTGTAAAGTGAGCATCTGCGTATCTATCTGTATCCAGAGGCCCTTGTGCTTGGACCACTGCACTAGcctctggggggcagggggataTAGACTTCCATTCCAGGCCCTTTCAGTCCATTTTCCACAGGTCACCAGAatcacacacacatcccacacaACCCACCGCTACCTCTGGTTATTACGTCCCAGCTAAAAGAACAGCAGTGGGCTCCTGATGTTCTTAGAGCCCAAACTTCGTAACCTGGATGAGATGCCCCGCATGGGCAGGGCCCTGCTGCCCTCACCCAGCTGTGGAGGACTGTGTGTACTGAGCCAGCAGAACTGGACTCTGGCCTGTGATGACAGAGCACAGGGTGAGGGGCGAATACTCCACACCACGGTGCCAGGTGAACTGCCGTGGTTGGGGGTGTAGGCCGGCCACAAGGGCAAGAGCCCCTGAGCTGTTCCAAACCATGTGACCCCTCCAAGCTAATGCCCTGGAGTTCAGAGAACAAAGGATGGGCTTCCTGCTCTATCAGAGCCCAGCCCCTTGAGCTTTATGATTAACAAATACTCAGAAGTCAGCCAATGAGGTGCCATCCAGGACCTGGGCCCCAGAAATAGAACAGGCCCTGCACAGTCTCTCCTGGATGCCAGTCGGACGCTGAGGACAGACGCCAGGCCGAGGGAGCCCTGGACACTCCAGGCTCTTGTGATAGCAGGTGAGAGGACATGGGTGGAAGGACAGTGCTCTCAGGTGTGGCCTGGAGCTCCGGACTTGCCCAGCCTTCAAGGCTGGATCACTTTTGGTGTTGGGCTCTCAGCAGCCTGAAAATCTGCAATCAAGGGGGAAGGAACATTTGCTGTTTCCAAGTCTTTGTACTTGGAAAAACAGGCTTCCCCTAGTGTATGGGCCCTGAAGAGAGGGACCAAAAGGAGGAGGACACATGCGTGGCTGCTGCATGGAGCGCCAGTGTATGGAGAAACTGAGGGCTAGGGAATGGGGAAAGACGGGGAGGGTACTTCATAATCAGAGCTTTGTTTATGCTATTTCATTAAATCCTCTGAGCAACttcagaaggcagattcttagagATCATATaacatgcccaaggtcatgcaTGAAGCCATGATCAAATGCAGGTCTTTCGGGCTCTACGCCTTCTCCCAGCGGCTGTGGCCTACTTCCTCTTGGGTAGAAGCAGAGAGACACATCTTTGAGCAGGGTCTTCCTGGTTCTGGTAGGTGGGCCACTCACAtggcttcctctttcttccccaggGCTGCTGGGCAAGCATAAGGAGACACTTAGCTCTCTCTTGAACTTCGAGATCCAGACAACCAGAAGTCTTCTATGGCTCCCTATCACATCCGCAAATACCAGGAAAATGACCGCAAACGGGTCATAGATTTGTTCTCTATGGCGCAGGCCGAGCACATTCCTGCCACCTTCCGCCACATCCTGAAGCTGCCCCAAACCATTGTGCTCTTGCTTGGGGGACCCCTTGCCGTAATCCTAGTCTCTGGCTCCTGGGTTCTGGCCTTTGTGGCCAGCCTCGCCCTCCTTGCTGCCCTAAGGTTCCTTGCCAAATACCCCTGGAAGCAGTTTGTAGCCATGTCTTTGCGCACAGACATGTCTGACATCACTAAATCTTACCTCAGTGAGTGTGGCTCGGGCTTCTGGGTGGCTGAGTCTAAGGGGCAGGTGGTGGGCATGGTGGGAGCACTGCCTGTTGAGCAGCCCACCCtgcagaagcagcagctggagCTGCTTCACCTGTGCGTGGCCCCTGAGCACCGAGGTCACGGGATAGCAAAAGCCCTGGTCAGGACTGTCCTCACGTTTGCACGAGACCGGGGCTACGGCGAAGTGGTCCTGATCACCAGCATGCTGCAGCACTCTGCCCTGGCCCTTTACCAGCGCCTTGGCTTCCAGAAGACGAGACAGTTTTTCTTATTCAAAAAATGGAGGctaatttctctctctcaaatTCAATTTACCTACTGCCTCCCCTCTGCTCAGGTCTCTCAGGCACTGGAGCAGGGAGGGGGCCTGTGATCTGCTTTCTAGCGGATTAGTCAGGAGGAATCGGCTCTGCTGCAGAAATAGGCAGCCCCTGACGTCTCAGTGTGACGGCCGGGTAAAAGCTTATGGCTTTGCGTagtggtgctgggggtggggtggctctGCTCCACTCAAGTCTCTTGGGATTGCTACTGTTTCATTTATCTAATGCCAAGAGGTTGTTGCATGAAAAACTACcacaaaacaataataaaccTTTTTCTTTGGCTCATGAGTCTGTGGGTCAGCAGCTTAGGCTGGGTCGCCCCTTTGGTGTCCAGGTGTCATGCCGGGGACCCTCCCCACTTTCAGTGAACGGAAATGCAAAATCATATGAAGAGGGCATGGAGAAGGCGTGTGAGAAGAATCCACGTGAGAAGGACTGGGGCCAATGATGCCATCAATCTGTTATGGTTCCCAAGGTCTTTGCTGAAGGGGAGAAGGCAGCCAGGGACAGGACTAGACCCAGAAGTGGCACTACCTGCATCTCTCTGGCCAGGACCAGGTCATGATTTAAATCCAGCTACTGCTGTCTCCTGAGTTGTGTCTACTCAAGGCTAGCGGCCCTGAGGGAAGCTGGTGTGAGGCGAGGACGTGGCTCTGGGCCCACGGTGCCTGTGTCTGCCGCGAGTCCCTGGACCCACTCAGTGGCTGCCAAGAAGACACCGTCTCCATGGAATCAGCAAAAGGGCTCTCACTACATCACATGGCATTTCTAAAGAaagaccacattttatttaacagCCCATTTCCCTTGACTGGCACTTTTAGATTGAAGGCTCCCACACATCCCTGGGAAACACTGCATAGCTCCCGGCACCTCtccagatggaaaataaaaaaccttCTGCTGCTTGCTTTACTATGAGTCAATcagaagttatttattttctataaaaacacatacaaaaaggGACTTACTCTTGGCTAGAATTAAGGTAACAAGGTAACAAATTAAGGTAACTGTAACAAATATCCTTGTGGGTAAGGCCACTGTGGAGAAATACTGCTCCTAAACCATTAATAATCTTAGTCATCATTCTACCCAAGACTCTTTAGAAGGTAACTACTTCTACATTACACATGGACAACAAGTTTTATTCAACCAGACTCAAAAAAGTAAGGATTGTGTTCCTCCAAGCTGATAAAATATAATTCCAAGGCGCTGAGGAAAATACTCTTTATTTCAGTCCCAAGGAACTTTTCTCCCCAAGAGTTGATTGGTCACTttctgtggaagaaaagaaagggaggaaagaagttAGATATTCTTGCCATCAGAGGCAGACAGCCGCTCCTCACCCTAGATGTGCTGCTGAAGAGACCAGTGTGGTTCTCCCAAATCTTATCTTCCCCAGCTTCAGAAAATATGGTAATTATAGTAGAAAAAGTACTTCCTCAAGTGTTTGGGAAAGATGATCTACAGTCTATTATAGTCTACACAGaaacattatattaatataatcctAACAGACTAATCTGTCTGTCAGTTCACAAACACACAAGCCCAAGAGAAGCCTGGCCTTGAGATGCTGACGCACCACACACCCCACTTGAGGGAGCCCAGCCCGAGCCGCGGTGCACACTCCAGGAGCAATTCTCCAATCCCACATGGGTCTCGTATGAACTCGTCTCTTGGTTCCTGACTTTCAGAGTCCTCTGAGGGTGAAACAAGGGGGTtgggaaagaaatgagaacagtGAAGGATCTAGACCTTCAGGTCCACCTGCTTTCTCAAGGAATTAATTGGCAGCAAGTCCCCTGGCCTGTGAGGTTCTGGGACTTGTAGCACCATTAATTCTACTGGGGCCATGGGTAGGAAATGGTGGTGACTTCAAGGTCCTGAGTCCCCAAACTA includes:
- the NAT8 gene encoding N-acetyltransferase 8, with product MAPYHIRKYQENDRKRVIDLFSMAQAEHIPATFRHILKLPQTIVLLLGGPLAVILVSGSWVLAFVASLALLAALRFLAKYPWKQFVAMSLRTDMSDITKSYLSECGSGFWVAESKGQVVGMVGALPVEQPTLQKQQLELLHLCVAPEHRGHGIAKALVRTVLTFARDRGYGEVVLITSMLQHSALALYQRLGFQKTRQFFLFKKWRLISLSQIQFTYCLPSAQVSQALEQGGGL